A window of Fragaria vesca subsp. vesca linkage group LG7, FraVesHawaii_1.0, whole genome shotgun sequence contains these coding sequences:
- the LOC101291874 gene encoding COP9 signalosome complex subunit 7-like — MDMEQKQEELIDHFVKQASSLTGASLASLVSEATSHPSLFAFSEILSAPSLLQCKIFNPVDMTSPMDALEGTENSVYLDVLRLFAHGTWSDYKSNAGRLPQLVPDQALKLKQLTVLTLAETNKVLPYDQLMQQLDVANVRELEDFLINECMYAGIVRGKLDQLRKCFEVQFAAGRDPRPEQLGSMIETLSNWLVTSDNLLISIQEKMSWADKMSELNKKHKKEIEDKAEEVKKTYSLKADNDFRGHEEIYSEPGGVMDYEEDRSRPKRRRHPIYR; from the exons ATGGACATGGAGCAAAAGCAAGAGGAGCTCATCGATCACTTCGTCAAGCAAGCCTCGTCTCTCACCGGCGCCTCCCTCGCCTCCCTCGTCTCCGAGGCAACCTCCCACCCTTCCCTCTTCGCCTTCTCCGAGATTCTCTCCGCCCCTTCCCTTCTCCAG TGCAAGATTTTCAATCCTGTGGATATGACGTCACCAATGGATGCG CTTGAAGGAACAGAGAATTCTGTGTACCTCGATGTGCTTCGTCTGTTTGCGCACGGCACATGGAGTGATTACAAGA GTAATGCCGGTCGTCTTCCACAATTGGTCCCTGATCAAGCACTGAAGCTAAAGCAGTTAACTGTGCTTACACTTGCAGAGACAAACAAG GTACTACCATATGATCAGCTAATGCAACAGTTAGATGTTGCAAATGTACGTGAACTTGAGGATTTTCTCATTAATGAGTGCATGTATGCG GGCATAGTAAGGGGAAAGTTGGACCAGTTAAGAAAATGCTTTGAG GTCCAATTTGCTGCAGGGAGAGATCCGAGACCTGAACAACTTGGGAGTATGATCGAGACACTATCAAATTG GTTGGTTACGTCAGATAACCTTCTTATCTCAATTCAAGAGAAGATGAGCTGGGCTGATAAAATGTCTGAACTGAACAAGAAGCATAAAAAGGAAATTGAAGACAAGGCTGAAGAAGTAAAGAAAACATATTCTTTGAAG GCCGACAATGACTTCCGGGGGCATGAGGAGATATACTCCGAACCTGGTGGAGTGATGGACTATGAGGAAGACCGAAGTCGACCAAAGAG GAGACGTCATCCGATATATAGATGA